In Sulfoacidibacillus ferrooxidans, the genomic window TTGCTTGCCCGCATTGTCAGCGGGAGCAGCACCTGAAGTTTGGCGGCAAGGATTGTGAGTTCGGCCTGAAGTGGGAAAAGAACGAACTGGGTGAGGCCGAGCGCGCCTGGTACGTCTGCGAGCACTGTGCAGCCTGTTTTGAACACCGTGACATGGTGGTGGCCCAGGCTAAAGGCCGCTGGATCTGCGACGAGACCGGCATCTGGACGCGCGACAGCATCGACTGG contains:
- a CDS encoding terminase gpA endonuclease subunit, with translation ACPHCQREQHLKFGGKDCEFGLKWEKNELGEAERAWYVCEHCAACFEHRDMVVAQAKGRWICDETGIWTRDSIDWFGPNNEPIRTPRSVSFYCWAIYSTWTTWVSLVDEWLKVKGDREKLITFINTT